In the Leptospira johnsonii genome, one interval contains:
- a CDS encoding penicillin-binding transpeptidase domain-containing protein translates to MRQIFSFSLAVLLLSCSVKTGTDSPTVQKEELNLSDRKVCLFLAEMEEGTLLKVGEDNCKKTSPSMYVFQPVLALAALELGTLKDPHGYFPWDKTKFPYIRWQKEQNLRTSLESSTVWYFQKIWMDTGNTKLKTWLSSVGLPTTVPFEPSRSFWMDGGYSWTAEEFYLFLWKLFNGELGVRKKNLNSVLEGLERNPGEIKNPTGTHKLDGNFGNYSGFYSDSATGYAHGRSVSWYWFFWKGPKRSYLFLSRIESEAETLSPLEAAKFGMEYLREKGFWEKYFSASN, encoded by the coding sequence ATGAGGCAAATATTCAGTTTTTCTCTTGCGGTTCTTCTTCTTTCCTGCTCCGTAAAGACAGGAACAGACTCGCCGACCGTCCAAAAAGAAGAACTGAATCTCTCCGACAGAAAAGTCTGCCTATTCTTAGCCGAAATGGAAGAAGGTACACTTTTAAAAGTAGGAGAAGATAACTGCAAGAAGACCTCCCCTTCCATGTATGTATTCCAACCGGTGCTTGCATTGGCAGCTTTGGAACTTGGAACATTAAAAGATCCTCATGGATATTTCCCTTGGGACAAAACCAAGTTCCCTTATATCAGATGGCAGAAGGAACAGAATCTCAGGACTTCTTTGGAAAGTTCCACAGTCTGGTATTTCCAAAAGATCTGGATGGATACGGGAAATACGAAACTTAAGACCTGGTTGTCTTCTGTTGGACTTCCTACAACCGTCCCATTCGAGCCTTCTAGATCTTTTTGGATGGACGGAGGATATTCTTGGACAGCAGAAGAATTCTACTTATTCTTATGGAAACTATTCAACGGAGAATTAGGGGTCAGGAAGAAGAACCTAAACTCTGTATTAGAAGGTTTAGAAAGAAATCCAGGTGAGATCAAAAACCCAACAGGCACTCATAAATTAGACGGCAACTTTGGGAATTACTCCGGTTTCTACTCAGATTCTGCAACTGGATATGCCCATGGAAGATCAGTCTCTTGGTATTGGTTTTTTTGGAAAGGCCCGAAAAGATCTTATCTATTCTTGTCCAGAATAGAAAGCGAAGCCGAAACCTTATCTCCCTTAGAAGCTGCTAAGTTTGGTATGGAATATCTAAGAGAAAAAGGGTTTTGGGAAAAATATTTCTCTGCCTCTAACTAA